One Nicotiana sylvestris chromosome 12, ASM39365v2, whole genome shotgun sequence genomic window carries:
- the LOC104210609 gene encoding transcription factor bHLH106-like codes for MQQENMLENLDFGHHLTQNKSNENMGEYGFDIPAIKSFCSSSFYSQAVKFQETVESITTPEARAIAASKNHKEAERRRRERINSHLDRLRTLLSCNSKTDKASLLAKVVQRVRELKQQTSEIMQLDETNFPSETDEITVLSSNDCLADGRLLIKASLCCEDRFDLIPDLIETLKSLGLSPLRAEMVTLGGRIRNVIVLAVDKDHSSDESLLFLRDTLRSIVQPSSYGTGERSKRRRVLDQGTSNY; via the exons ATGCAACAAGAAAACATGCTAGAAAACTTGGATTTTGGCCATCATTTGACCCAAAATAAATCAAACGAGAATATGGGAGAATATGGTTTTGATATTCCAGCTATCAAAAGCTTTTGTAGCTCATCATTTTACTCTCAAGCAGTGAAATTTCAAGAAACTGTAGAGAGTATTACTACTCCCGAGGCAAGAGCTATCGCTGCTTCTAAGAATCATAAAGAAgctgaaagaagaagaagagaaaggatTAATTCTCATCTTGATAGACTCAGAACCCTACTTTCCTGCAATTCAAAG acagATAAAGCATCTTTGCTAGCCAAAGTGGTTCAACGTGTGAGGGAGTTAAAACAACAGACTTCAGAAATCATGCAACTTGATGAAACAAACTTCCCTTCTGAAACTGATGAAATCACAGTTCTATCATCAAATGATTGCTTAGCTGATGGGAGATTACTCATTAAGGCTTCTCTTTGTTGCGAGGATCGGTTCGATCTCATCCCTGACCTAATCGAAACCCTAAAATCGCTCGGATTGAGTCCTCTTAGAGCTGAAATGGTCACATTAGGAGGGAGAATTCGTAATGTGATTGTATTAGCTGTTGATAAAGATCATAGTAGTGATGAGTCTCTCTTGTTCTTGAGAGATACTTTGAGGTCTATAGTACAACCTTCGAGTTATGGTACTGGTGAACGGTCTAAAAGGCGAAGAGTATTAGATCAAGGAACATCAAATTACTAG